The following are encoded in a window of Lynx canadensis isolate LIC74 chromosome B1, mLynCan4.pri.v2, whole genome shotgun sequence genomic DNA:
- the ZNF703 gene encoding zinc finger protein 703 — protein sequence MSDSPAGSNPRTPESSGSGSGGGGKRPAVPAAVSLLPPADPLRQANRLPIRVLKMLSAHTGHLLHPEYLQPLSSTPVSPIELDAKKSPLALLAQTCSQIGKPDPPPSSKLNSVAAAANGLGGEKDPGRSATGAASASAALKQLGDSPAEDKSSFKPYSKGSGGGDSRKDSGSSSVSSTSSSSSLSPGDKAGFRVPSAACTPFPPHGAPVSASSSSSSPGGSRGGSPHHSDCKNGGGGGGGELDKKDQEPKPSPEAAAVSRSSGGEPGAHGGGAEAGASGRKSEPPSALVGAGHVAPVSPYKPGHSVFPLPPSSIGYHGSIVGAYAGYPSQFVPGLDPSKSGLVGGQLSGGLGLPPGKPPSSSPLTGASPPSFLQGLCRDPYCLGGYHSASHLGGSSCSTCSAHDPAGPSLKAGGYPLVYPGHPLQPAALSSSAAQAALPGHPLYTYGFMLQNEPLPHSCNWVAASGPCDKRFATSEELLSHLRTHTALPGAEKLLAAYPGASGLGSAAAAAAAAASCHLHLPPPTAPGSPGSLSLRSPHTLGLSRYHPYGKSHLSTAGGLAVPSLPTAGPYYSPYALYGQRLASASALGYQ from the exons ATGAGCGATTCGCCCGCTGGATCTAACCCAAGGACACCCGAaagcagcggcagcggcagcggcggcggcgggaagAGGCCGGCGGTGCCGGCGGCGGTGTCCCTCTTGCCCCCGGCGGACCCCCTGCGCCAGGCGAACCGGCTTCCAATCAGGGTCCTGAAGATGCTGAGCGCTCACACCGGCCACCTCCTGCACCCGGAGTACCTGCAGCCGCTGTCCTCCACCCCCGTCAGCCCCATTGAG CTGGACGCCAAGAAGAGTCCATTGGCGCTGCTGGCCCAGACTTGCTCGCAGATCGGCAAGCCCGACCCGCCGCCCTCGTCCAAGCTCAACTCGGTAGCGGCGGCCGCCAAcgggctgggaggggagaaggacCCTGGCCGCTCCGCCACGGGTGCCGCCTCCGCGTCTGCGGCCCTCAAGCAGCTGGGGGACTCCCCAGCCGAGGACAAGTCCAGCTTCAAGCCCTACTCCAAGGGCTCCGGCGGCGGCGACTCCCGCAAAGACAGCGGCTCCTCCTCCGTgtcctccacctcttcctcttcttccttgtcCCCGGGAGACAAGGCGGGCTTCAGGGTCCCCAGCGCCGCCTGCACGCCCTTTCCCCCGCATGGAGCGCCCGTCTCTGCGTCGTCGTCCTCGTCCTCGCCGGGTGGCTCCCGGGGCGGCTCCCCACACCACTCTGACTGCAAGAACGGCGGCGGGGGTGGCGGCGGGGAGCTGGACAAGAAAGACCAGGAGCCCAAGCCCAGCCCGGAGGCTGCGGCTGTGAGCCGTAGCAGCGGTGGGGAGCCCGGCGCACACGGGGGTGGTGCGGAGGCTGGGGCCTCCGGGCGCAAGTCCGAGCCGCCCTCGGCGCTGGTGGGGGCCGGCCACGTGGCGCCGGTGTCACCCTACAAACCGGGCCACTCGGTGTTCCCGCTGCCACCCTCCAGCATCGGCTACCACGGCTCAATCGTGGGCGCCTACGCCGGCTACCCGTCTCAGTTCGTGCCTGGCCTGGATCCCAGCAAGTCTGGCCTCGTGGGAGGCCAGCTGTCGGGGGGCCTGGGCTTGCCCCCCGGCAAGCCCCCCAGCTCCAGCCCGCTCACCGGGGCCTCCCCGCCATCCTTCCTGCAGGGATTATGCCGTGACCCCTACTGCCTGGGAGGTTACCACAGCGCCTCGCACCTTGGCGGCTCCAGCTGCTCCACTTGCAGCGCGCACGACCCCGCCGGGCCCAGCCTGAAGGCCGGGGGCTACCCACTGGTGTACCCCGGGCACCCGCTACAGCCCGCTGCGCTCTCCTCCAGCGCCGCTCAGGCCGCGCTCCCCGGCCACCCGCTCTACACCTACGGCTTCATGCTGCAGAACGAACCGCTGCCACACAGCTGCAACTGGGTGGCGGCCAGCGGGCCGTGTGACAAGCGCTTCGCCACCTCGGAGGAGCTGCTCAGCCACCTACGGACTCACACGGCCCTGCCCGGCGCGGAGAAACTTCTGGCCGCCTACCCCGGGGCTTCCGGCCTGGGCagcgccgccgcagccgccgcagcTGCAGCCTCCTGCCATCTgcacctccccccgcccaccgCCCCGGGCAGCCCCGGGTCGCTGTCTTTGCGGAGTCCACACACTTTGGGGCTAAGCCGGTACCACCCCTATGGCAAGAGCCACTTATCCACAGCCGGGGGCCTGGCCGTGCCGTCCCTCCCCACAGCCGGACCCTACTACTCACCGTATGCGCTGTACGGACAGAGACTAGCCTCAGCCTCCGCACTCGGATACCAGTAA